AAGCGAGGTCGCATCCGTCGGTGGTTTTGTGAAGGAATACCAGATCGATGTCGATCCCGATGCCATGCGTGCATATAACGTGTCGATCGAGGATGTCGTTTCGGCGGTCCGGATGTCGAATCGGGAGATCGGCGCGAGGACGATCGAGATTAACAAGGTGGAATACCTCATCCGCGGAATCGGTTTCGTCAAATCGCTCGCAGATATTGAAAACTCGGTCATCAGGGCGACCGACAATGTGCCCGTTCTCGTCAAGAATGTGGCGCATGTATCCTTTGGTCCCGCGCTTCGCCGCGGTGCGCTCGACAAGGAAGGTTCGGAAGCGGTCGGCGGCGTGGTTGTTGTCCGGTTCGGCGAAAATCCCCTCGCAGCCATTCAGAACGTGAAGAAAAAAATCGCCGAGATTTCCCCGGGACTTCCCCAGAAGACCCTCCCGGACGGCACGGTCAGCCAGATAAAAATTGTCCCGTTCTACGATCGCACGGGGCTCATCCATGAAACGCTCAACACGCTCAATTCGGCGCTCGTGGAGGAAATCCTCATCACCGTCGTCGTCATTGTCCTCATGCTCATGCATCTGCGAAGCTCTCTGCTTATTTCAGGCCTTCTTCCTCTCGCCGTGCTCATGAGCTTCATCGCGATGAAAAAATTCGGCGTTGACGCCAACATTGTCGCTCTTTCGGGTATTGCTATCGCCATCGGCACCATGGTCGACATGGGTATCGTGATCAACGAGAACATATTGCGCCATCTTGAAAGCGCTTCCCCTGATGAAAACAAGCTCGATGTCGTATTCCGGGCAGCAAGCGAGGTCGGCAGCGCTGTTCTCACCGCTGTGGCGACAACGGTTGTCAGTTTCCTCCCCGTCTTTTTCATGGAGGGCGCCGAGGGAAAGCTGTTCAAACCCCTCGCATATACCAAAACCTTCGCTCTTACGGCATCTATCATTGTTGCTCTGGCCATTATCCCCACATTCGCGCTCGCATTTTTTACATGGAAAATTGACTCGAAGCTCATCAGGCGGTTTTTACTCGGAGTTATCGCTGTCGTGGGATTGATCGCAGGTATCACAGTCACATGGTGGATTGGCCTGGTGCTCGTTCTTATTGCGGTTTACCATGTAATCGGTGACTTTGCACCCGATTCGGTTAAGAAGAAAATGTCCTGGGTATCGAACGGGCTTGCCGTGGCAGTCGTCACCGTAATTCTCACCCGGCACTGGATTCCGCTCGGGATGGAAAAGGGTATTGTCAGGAACGTTCTTTTTGTCGCGCTGTTAGTCGGATCGCTTATGGCCCTGACACTTCTCTACCAGAGGTCATACAAACGGCTCCTTGGGTGGAGTCTCGAACACAAGGCGACGGTTATCTTTGCACCGATTGTCGTGATATGCATCGGGGCTGTTGTTTGGCTCGGATTCAACAGGATATTCGGATGGCTGCCGCCATCGCTTAAAAAAACAGAGCCGGTATCGTTCCTCATCCATGAATTTCCCGGGCTGGGGAAAGAATTCATGCCGCCGCTCGACGAAGGCTCATACCTTTTCATGCCCACAACCATGCCTCATGCATCGATCGGGGAAGCGCAGGATATTCTCAGGAAACAGGACATAGGTATCAACGGGATTCCCGAAGTCGAAAGCGCCGTAGGAAAGCTCGGCCGGGCGGAGACGCCGCTCGATCCGGCGCCGGTCTCGATGATAGAAACCGTGATCAATTATAAACCCGAGTACCTTTTCGACAAGCAGGGAAAACAGAAACTCTTCCGTTTCAACCCCGACAAAACGGATCATTTCCGGAGCGAGAACGGCACACCTGTCCCTGCTGCCGACGGTGAACCGTATACCGTACAGGGTCAATTCATCCGTGACGGAAACGGAAACCTCATCCCCGATAAACACGGCAAACCGTTCAGGCTCTGGCGGTCTCCGCTCGATCCGCAGCTCAATCCCGGAAGAACAGCATGGAAAGGTATAACCAGACCGGACGATATATGGGAAGAGATTCTGAAAGCCGCCAGGGTTCCCGGTGTCACCTCGGCGCCGAAACTCCAGCCAATCGCGGCGCGTGTCGTCATGCTCCAAAGCGGAATGCGCGCTCCCATGGGGGTTAAAATAAAAGGCCCCGACCTCGCGACAATCGAAGAGGTCGGCCTGAAAATCGAACAGCTGCTCAAAGAAGTTCCCTCGGTTGAGCCGGCCTCGGTGATTGCCGACCGCATCGTGGGGAAACCGTACCTCGAAATCCATATCGACCGTGAAAAATTATCCCGTTATGGCATCATGCTCGGTCAGGTACAGGATGTAATCGAATCGGCGGCGGGCGGCAAACAGATCACCACAACCGTCGAGGGACGAGAGCGCTACCCGGTCCGGGTCAGGTATCTCCGCGAGCTCCGTGATACGGTCGAGGGGCTTGAGACGATTCTCGTTCCCGCTCCCGACGGGACTCAGATACCGCTCGGGCAGCTTGCGGATATCACCTATGTTCGCGGTCCTCAGGCGATAAAAAGCGAGGATACGTTTCTTATCGGGTATGTTCTCTTCGACAAAAAACCCGGATTTGCGGAAGTGGATGCAGTCGAGGCGGCACAGGAATATCTCCGGTACAAGATAAAAAGCGGCGAATTCAGCATCCCCGGCGGAGTGAGCTACGCATTCGCAGGCAGTTATGAAAACCAGATCAGGTCGCAGAAAAAACTCGCCGTGATTCTGCCCCTCGCACTGGCAATAATTTTCCTCATACTCTACATGCAGTTACGCCGGGTTTCCACAACCATGCTCGTTTTTTCCGGAATCTTTGTTTCGTGGGCAGGAGGATTCATCCTCATCTGGCTGTACGGTCAGGAGTGGTTTTTGAATATCGCGGTCATGGGCGTCAATCTCCGAGAGCTGTTCAACATCCACCAGATTAATCTCAGTGTGGCGATATGGGTCGGTTTTCTTGCGCTGTTCGGCATTGCGACCGATGACGGCGTTATCATGGCTACCTATCTTGAAGACGTATTCAGGCGCAAGAAACCCCAATCCGTTAAGGAAATCCGCGAGGCAGCCATCGAAGCGGGTTCGCGGCGGGTGAGACCCTGCCTCATGACGACAGCGACGACCATTCTCGCTCTGCTCCCTGTCCTGACCTCGACCGGACAGGGATCCGACATCATGATCCCCATGGCTATCCCGTCATTCGGGGGAATGATCATCGAATCCTCATCGCTCCTGATTGTACCGGTTCTCTACGCCGGACTCAGGGAGTTACCGATAATGGTGAAACGCCGGCTCGGTAAACCGACATAATTCCAGTGTTCCGGGATTATCGTTCCGCTCATGAATACTTTGACCTGGCTGTCTGCTTCCCTGCACTGTAACTGCCGGAAATGAAAACTGTCCATGCTGACCACACCTTCAATTTTCCCTGACAGCATTATCAGTTCAGTTTTTTGTTACATATTTTGTTCATGTCAATTATATTTTATACAGGTAATTTAAAAAAACTGCATTATTCTATCGGCAGACATTTCAGGCTTTGCCGTCATTCTGCGAAAATTTTGTATTGTTTAATTATAATAACCTTATCATTTAAAAGGAGTTATCATAACGTGCGTGTCATCATTCAGAAAGACTATGACTGCGTGAGCGCCTGGGCGGCGGCGTTCATCGCCTCCTATATCAGAACCGCTCAGCCCGATTCCGCAAAACCGTTTGTACTTGGGCTCCCCACCGGCTCGACACCGCTCGGGATGTACCGGGAGCTTATCAAACTCTATAAAGCAAAGATTATCTCCTTTGCCAATATCGTCACATTCAACATGGACGAGTATGTCGGCATTCCCGAAGATCATCCCGAAAGCTATCATTCGTTCATGTGGCAGAACTTTTTCAGTCATATCGATATTCCCCGCGAAAACGTCAACATCCTCAACGGCAATGCGAAAGACCTTCAGCAGGAATGCGACACGTATGAGGAAAAGATCAAATCCTACGGCGGCATCGATATCTTTGTCGGCGGAGTCGGCCCGGACGGTCACATAGCGTTCAATGAGCCCGGTTCTTCCCTCACGAGCCGTACACGGATCAAGACGCTCACCAAGGACACGCTGATCGCCAATTCCCGATTCTTCGACAATGATGTCAACAAGGTGCCTAAAACGGCTCTTACGGTCGGTGTGGGGACAGTAATGGATGCCCGCCGTGTCATGCTCCTCGTAACCGGACATAACAAGGCCCGGGCTCTTCACATGGGTGTCGAGGGCGGCGTCAACCACATGTGGACCATATCGACACTCCAGCTCCACCGTCATGCGGTCATCGTGAGCGATGAAGATGCAACCATGGAATTGAAGGTCGGGACTGTCCGGTACTTCAAGGACATCGAGTCCCCCAATATGGACCCGAAAAGCATGCTGAAATAATATCTGTCACAGATATAATAAATCCCTGGATTCATTGAATGTCGAAACGTTAACGGCTCAATAAAGGTGTCAGTATAATGAGGCTTATAATTTTTGAACATGAAGGTTTGCAGCATCTCTACCCTCTTACATATCTACGGGCTTCTTTCGAACTCCGCTGCGGTCATACGACGCTCGGAGAAAAAATTCGCCGCGCGGCAGGCCCGGTTTCCGGAACTTCATACTGGGTTCGCGATATCCTGAAACCCGTAATCAGCAAGCGGTTTACAGGATGCGCTGTCAACGACCCGGCAATGTTTACCGGCGAGGAACTCCTCCTGGTCGATGGCCGTGTGCTTGCTCTCGAAAAGCTGCCCGTTCCAGTAAACGAAGGGATAATCACCCACGGCGGCTGTACGGTGATCGCACGGATCAGTGCAAAAACCGCGGAAGCCCTTGACAGCGGCAATATCGGATCGTTTCTCGAATCCGCCAAGAGAGTTGTTCCCGTTCAGGAACAGACGGTGCCGCTTATTGAGTATCCGTGGAATCTCATCCATCACAATCCAGAGGCGATTGCCGCAGATTTCAAGGCGGCGGGCAAATCAGGCATCGAAGGCTCGATGGACAGGCTTTCTTGTATCTATGGCCCTGCAGACAGGTGCTATATAGCGAAGGGGGCGGAGATTCATCCGATGGTTGTCATTGACACCAAAGGCGGCCCGGTAACCATAGAAAAAGATGCCATCGTGTTCCCCCATTCGAGGATCGAGGGACCCGCATACATCGGCCCGCGCACCCAGATCGTAGGCGGTAAAATCCGCGAGGGATGCTCGTTCGGCCCCGAATGCCGTGTGGGCGGCGAGGTCGAGGAATCGATCATCCACGGGTACTCCAACAAGTATCACGACGGTTTTCTCGGGCATGCGTATGTCTGCGAATGGGTCAATCTCGGGGCTCTCACTACGAATTCGGACCTGAAGAATGATTATTCCTCGGTGGAAGTCAAAATCGGGAAAACGACATACGATACGGGAAGCACGAAAGTCGGCTCGTTCATTGGCGACCATACCAAAACATCCATCGGAACGCTCCTCAACACGGGAAGCACCATCGGAGTCATGTGCCTGCT
This genomic window from bacterium contains:
- a CDS encoding efflux RND transporter permease subunit, with protein sequence MNAQSPQPRDMNLINRIIWWCLNNRLIVGIVFLLIIGWGILVAPFDWNIGGLHRDPVPVDAIPDIGENQQIVFTEWMGRSPQDIEDQITYPLTVSLLGIPGVKTIRSYSMFGFSTVYVIFKEKVDFYWSRSRVLEKLNSLPSGTLPEGVQPMLGPDATALGQIFWYTLEGQDEHGNPTGGWDLQELRSTQDWYVRYALQSADGVSEVASVGGFVKEYQIDVDPDAMRAYNVSIEDVVSAVRMSNREIGARTIEINKVEYLIRGIGFVKSLADIENSVIRATDNVPVLVKNVAHVSFGPALRRGALDKEGSEAVGGVVVVRFGENPLAAIQNVKKKIAEISPGLPQKTLPDGTVSQIKIVPFYDRTGLIHETLNTLNSALVEEILITVVVIVLMLMHLRSSLLISGLLPLAVLMSFIAMKKFGVDANIVALSGIAIAIGTMVDMGIVINENILRHLESASPDENKLDVVFRAASEVGSAVLTAVATTVVSFLPVFFMEGAEGKLFKPLAYTKTFALTASIIVALAIIPTFALAFFTWKIDSKLIRRFLLGVIAVVGLIAGITVTWWIGLVLVLIAVYHVIGDFAPDSVKKKMSWVSNGLAVAVVTVILTRHWIPLGMEKGIVRNVLFVALLVGSLMALTLLYQRSYKRLLGWSLEHKATVIFAPIVVICIGAVVWLGFNRIFGWLPPSLKKTEPVSFLIHEFPGLGKEFMPPLDEGSYLFMPTTMPHASIGEAQDILRKQDIGINGIPEVESAVGKLGRAETPLDPAPVSMIETVINYKPEYLFDKQGKQKLFRFNPDKTDHFRSENGTPVPAADGEPYTVQGQFIRDGNGNLIPDKHGKPFRLWRSPLDPQLNPGRTAWKGITRPDDIWEEILKAARVPGVTSAPKLQPIAARVVMLQSGMRAPMGVKIKGPDLATIEEVGLKIEQLLKEVPSVEPASVIADRIVGKPYLEIHIDREKLSRYGIMLGQVQDVIESAAGGKQITTTVEGRERYPVRVRYLRELRDTVEGLETILVPAPDGTQIPLGQLADITYVRGPQAIKSEDTFLIGYVLFDKKPGFAEVDAVEAAQEYLRYKIKSGEFSIPGGVSYAFAGSYENQIRSQKKLAVILPLALAIIFLILYMQLRRVSTTMLVFSGIFVSWAGGFILIWLYGQEWFLNIAVMGVNLRELFNIHQINLSVAIWVGFLALFGIATDDGVIMATYLEDVFRRKKPQSVKEIREAAIEAGSRRVRPCLMTTATTILALLPVLTSTGQGSDIMIPMAIPSFGGMIIESSSLLIVPVLYAGLRELPIMVKRRLGKPT
- a CDS encoding glucosamine-6-phosphate deaminase: MRVIIQKDYDCVSAWAAAFIASYIRTAQPDSAKPFVLGLPTGSTPLGMYRELIKLYKAKIISFANIVTFNMDEYVGIPEDHPESYHSFMWQNFFSHIDIPRENVNILNGNAKDLQQECDTYEEKIKSYGGIDIFVGGVGPDGHIAFNEPGSSLTSRTRIKTLTKDTLIANSRFFDNDVNKVPKTALTVGVGTVMDARRVMLLVTGHNKARALHMGVEGGVNHMWTISTLQLHRHAVIVSDEDATMELKVGTVRYFKDIESPNMDPKSMLK